One stretch of Priestia megaterium DNA includes these proteins:
- a CDS encoding phosphotransferase — MPNAWDAEQIVSAPFAKTLIETQFPELAPTAISLLGYGFDNTVYQVNDRFVFRFPRRALAARLLQTENQLLPTLASQLPLSIAEPIFFGKPNAEYPWPFTGYHYVQGNPPARLTEEERIQSASVLARFLRTLHHYPYSKAQELGVPFDELNRLDMMKRKPVLEKYVKQMKERNLYSKQDILERYVNDIQEIHYQEKNVLVHGDLHIRNMIVNQNNIASGIIDWGDVHIGHPAVDLAIAYSFLPSKGRTRFFKEYGEVDEETHRLAKWKAVFTTVVVVAHSYDQGDKQTIEAALESLNLIFQE; from the coding sequence ATGCCAAATGCATGGGATGCAGAACAAATTGTATCAGCACCGTTTGCCAAAACGCTAATCGAAACGCAGTTTCCAGAACTTGCGCCCACTGCGATTTCGCTGCTTGGCTACGGCTTTGACAATACGGTTTATCAAGTAAACGACCGCTTTGTTTTTCGTTTTCCTAGAAGAGCACTCGCAGCCCGATTATTACAAACGGAAAATCAGCTTTTACCAACTCTTGCTTCTCAGCTGCCTCTATCAATTGCCGAGCCCATTTTTTTCGGTAAGCCGAATGCAGAATATCCTTGGCCGTTTACGGGCTATCACTATGTGCAAGGAAATCCGCCTGCAAGATTAACAGAAGAAGAACGCATACAATCCGCTTCTGTACTAGCAAGATTTCTTCGCACGTTACATCACTATCCTTATTCAAAAGCGCAAGAGCTCGGTGTGCCGTTTGATGAGTTAAATCGGCTTGATATGATGAAGCGAAAGCCGGTGTTAGAAAAGTATGTCAAGCAAATGAAGGAGCGTAACCTTTATTCTAAACAAGATATTCTTGAAAGGTATGTAAACGACATACAAGAAATTCACTATCAAGAGAAAAACGTACTTGTTCACGGAGATCTTCATATTCGAAACATGATTGTCAATCAAAACAATATTGCTTCAGGAATCATTGACTGGGGAGATGTTCATATTGGTCATCCGGCAGTTGACCTAGCGATTGCCTATAGCTTCCTACCCTCTAAAGGAAGAACGCGTTTTTTTAAAGAATACGGAGAAGTAGACGAAGAAACGCACAGACTGGCAAAATGGAAAGCCGTATTTACAACCGTAGTGGTTGTGGCACACAGCTACGACCAAGGAGACAAACAAACGATAGAAGCGGCTCTAGAAAGCTTAAACCTCATTTTTCAAGAGTAA
- a CDS encoding ADP-ribosylglycohydrolase family protein has translation MTLHNKVLSTILGGAVGDALGVPVEFKKRDSFRITTMTGYGTYNQPKGTWSDDTSLTMCLIDNLIDKQDEYDLMQKFANYWSDGYWTPYGEMFDIGIATSEAIRRYKSGLPKEEWGGSAEYDNGNGALMRIAPLAFTLCDESSFIKRKKEIERIAHVTHRHLRSTLGCIIYVEMLIRLLHGDEPFEAYEKTINLCQKQLTGTEYEEGFSAYERVLNLSLPHAARNKIQSTGYVVSSLEASLWSFLQSNNYKEAVLTAVNLGEDTDTIGFITGTIAGMYYQLDGIPEEWVRQLAKKEELEKACKKFADIC, from the coding sequence ATGACGCTACATAACAAAGTCCTTTCTACGATCCTAGGAGGAGCTGTTGGAGACGCTTTAGGCGTTCCAGTCGAGTTTAAAAAGCGCGATTCATTTCGAATTACGACTATGACCGGCTACGGTACATATAACCAGCCTAAAGGAACATGGTCAGATGATACGTCTTTAACGATGTGCTTGATTGATAATCTAATAGACAAACAAGATGAATATGATTTGATGCAAAAGTTTGCGAACTATTGGTCGGATGGCTACTGGACGCCGTACGGAGAAATGTTTGATATTGGCATCGCAACAAGCGAAGCGATTCGCCGCTATAAAAGCGGACTTCCTAAAGAAGAGTGGGGAGGAAGCGCTGAGTACGACAACGGAAACGGAGCGCTTATGCGTATTGCCCCGCTTGCGTTTACACTATGTGATGAATCTAGCTTTATAAAAAGAAAAAAAGAAATAGAAAGAATTGCTCACGTCACGCACCGCCACTTGCGATCCACGCTTGGCTGTATTATATATGTGGAAATGCTCATTCGTCTTCTTCACGGCGACGAGCCCTTTGAAGCATATGAAAAAACGATAAATCTCTGTCAAAAGCAGTTAACAGGCACGGAATATGAAGAAGGGTTTTCCGCGTATGAACGAGTACTAAACCTAAGCTTGCCGCACGCCGCGAGAAATAAAATCCAATCTACCGGCTACGTCGTCAGCTCGCTAGAAGCATCACTTTGGTCTTTTCTTCAAAGTAATAACTACAAAGAAGCTGTACTTACTGCTGTAAATCTTGGAGAAGACACAGATACAATTGGATTTATAACAGGTACTATAGCAGGAATGTATTATCAGTTGGATGGTATTCCTGAAGAGTGGGTTCGTCAGCTTGCTAAAAAAGAAGAGTTAGAGAAAGCGTGTAAGAAGTTTGCGGATATATGTTAA
- a CDS encoding DinB family protein, whose amino-acid sequence MIHFFEYNWQVRDEWFSWCYQLSREELLKERTGGVGSILQTLFHIIDVEYSWIRAIQGKQDIVLSFEEHDTLEKLQALSSAHRPKIAGFLSHLNFSNKRYVTAPWDSSSYTEADILHHIIIHEIHHIGQLSIWARDVNKQPISSHYVGRNIKDIPSYFSKNN is encoded by the coding sequence ATGATTCATTTTTTTGAATATAATTGGCAAGTGAGAGATGAATGGTTTAGCTGGTGTTATCAACTTTCAAGAGAAGAACTGTTGAAGGAGCGTACTGGAGGAGTGGGCAGCATTTTACAAACTCTTTTTCATATTATTGATGTGGAATACAGCTGGATACGCGCCATCCAAGGTAAACAAGATATCGTGCTTTCTTTTGAAGAACACGATACGCTTGAAAAGCTTCAAGCGCTCTCTTCTGCACATAGACCCAAAATTGCCGGCTTTCTAAGTCATTTGAATTTTTCTAACAAAAGGTACGTAACAGCCCCTTGGGATTCTAGTTCTTACACAGAAGCTGACATCTTGCATCACATCATCATTCATGAAATCCATCACATCGGTCAGCTTTCTATTTGGGCAAGAGACGTGAATAAACAGCCTATTTCTTCTCACTATGTAGGAAGAAACATAAAGGACATTCCTTCATACTTCTCTAAAAACAATTGA